A window of Elusimicrobiota bacterium contains these coding sequences:
- the pstA gene encoding phosphate ABC transporter permease PstA, with protein sequence MKRGWINFTSVAFTVMTGIACFGVILLVALILGNIVWHGVGHISWAFLTTAPSAGMTEGGIFPAIFGTAFLVILMTIAVVPLGVSTAIYLREYAPDHSRWVPLVRMAIQNLAGVPAIVFGLFGLGFFIQFVGRGLDKLFFNSALYFGQPAILWAALTLALLTLPTVVVATEEALRVVPRAHREVAYSLGATRWQMVRHVLLPQATGGILTGTILAVSRGAGEVAPILFTGAAYYLPYLPKRLNQQFMELGYHVYVMATQSPDVDATMPILYATVLVLLVLTFGLNFTAILIRSRIRRRLKR encoded by the coding sequence ATGAAGCGGGGCTGGATCAACTTCACGAGCGTCGCCTTCACCGTGATGACCGGGATCGCCTGCTTCGGCGTGATCCTCTTGGTGGCGCTCATTTTGGGGAATATCGTGTGGCACGGCGTCGGCCACATTTCCTGGGCCTTCCTGACGACGGCCCCCTCGGCCGGCATGACGGAAGGCGGCATTTTCCCGGCCATTTTCGGCACGGCGTTCCTGGTGATCCTCATGACGATCGCGGTCGTGCCCCTGGGGGTCTCCACCGCCATTTACCTCCGGGAATACGCCCCCGACCATTCCCGATGGGTGCCCCTGGTGCGCATGGCCATTCAAAACCTGGCCGGCGTGCCGGCCATCGTCTTCGGGCTCTTCGGCCTGGGATTTTTCATCCAGTTCGTCGGCCGGGGCCTCGACAAACTTTTTTTCAACAGCGCGCTCTATTTCGGCCAGCCCGCGATCCTCTGGGCCGCCCTCACCCTGGCGCTCTTGACGCTTCCCACCGTCGTGGTCGCCACCGAGGAGGCCCTGCGCGTCGTGCCCCGGGCCCACCGGGAAGTGGCCTATTCCCTGGGCGCCACTCGTTGGCAGATGGTGCGCCACGTTCTTTTGCCCCAGGCCACGGGCGGAATCCTGACCGGGACGATTTTGGCCGTGAGCCGCGGCGCCGGCGAAGTGGCGCCGATTCTGTTTACGGGCGCGGCCTATTACCTGCCTTACCTGCCCAAGCGACTGAACCAACAATTTATGGAATTGGGTTACCACGTCTACGTCATGGCCACCCAATCCCCGGACGTGGACGCCACCATGCCGATCCTCTACGCGACGGTGCTGGTCCTTTTGGTCCTGACCTTCGGTTTGAACTTCACGGCCATCCTGATCCGTTCCCGCATCCGCCGGAGGCTTAAACGATGA
- the pstC gene encoding phosphate ABC transporter permease subunit PstC — MKRRWSERLIEGAIRLSAGLAIVSLVLIFVFIGKEALPLFTSPEARAEAGLGRLFGTGSASTGDIATTYVWQPVSEEPKYSFWPLIAGTLKATAVALLFALPLALGAALFTSEFAPPALREVVKPVIELLAGIPSVVLGFFALIVMATFLQNAFGLDYRLNTWNAGFALGLAVIPIVYTVAEDALSAVPQSFRAGSIALGATPWQTARRVVLPAAFPGLFAAAVLGFGRAIGETMIVLMASGNAAILSWNPGLPFRSLSATVAAELGEVVNGSPHYHVLFFIGVLLFVFTFLINLAGQVWVNRLQKRLVGK, encoded by the coding sequence ATGAAGCGCCGCTGGTCCGAACGACTGATCGAAGGCGCCATCCGCCTGAGCGCCGGGCTCGCGATTGTGAGCCTGGTGCTCATCTTTGTCTTCATCGGCAAAGAAGCCCTGCCGCTGTTCACCTCGCCCGAAGCCCGGGCCGAGGCGGGCCTGGGGCGGCTCTTCGGCACCGGATCGGCCTCCACCGGCGACATCGCCACGACCTACGTGTGGCAGCCCGTTTCGGAAGAACCCAAATACTCCTTTTGGCCCTTGATCGCGGGGACGCTCAAGGCCACGGCGGTGGCGCTGCTCTTCGCCCTGCCCTTGGCCCTGGGCGCGGCGCTTTTCACCTCGGAGTTCGCGCCGCCGGCCCTGCGGGAGGTGGTCAAACCCGTGATTGAGCTTTTGGCCGGCATTCCCTCGGTGGTGCTGGGGTTCTTTGCCCTGATTGTCATGGCGACCTTCCTTCAAAACGCCTTCGGTCTGGATTACCGGCTTAACACCTGGAACGCGGGCTTCGCCCTGGGGCTGGCCGTGATCCCCATCGTCTACACGGTGGCCGAAGACGCCTTGAGCGCCGTCCCCCAGAGCTTTCGCGCCGGGTCCATCGCCCTGGGCGCCACGCCCTGGCAAACCGCCCGGCGGGTGGTCTTGCCCGCGGCTTTTCCGGGCCTCTTTGCCGCCGCGGTGCTGGGCTTCGGGCGGGCCATCGGGGAGACCATGATCGTTCTGATGGCCTCGGGCAACGCCGCCATCCTCTCTTGGAATCCCGGCCTGCCCTTCCGCAGTCTCTCCGCCACGGTGGCGGCGGAATTGGGCGAGGTGGTCAACGGGAGCCCCCATTACCACGTGCTTTTTTTCATCGGCGTCCTGCTGTTCGTCTTCACCTTCCTGATCAACCTCGCGGGACAGGTGTGGGTGAACCGACTTCAAAAACGGCTGGTGGGAAAATGA
- a CDS encoding phosphate ABC transporter substrate-binding protein translates to MRKQFLGMAASVLFAASPLTAVQNITVKGSDTMVILNQRWAETYMGAHKEAVVQVTGGGSGTGISALLSGSTDICASSRPMSDKEKTDLTAKGGTAIEIPVAKDGVAIYVNSKNPVKELTMAQIKDIYTGKITNWKDVGGADGRIILYSRENNSGTYVFFKEHMLNKQDFSPMAQSLPGTSAVVNAVSRDPKSIGYGGAAYAKGIRFVAVKADNQSPAYLPDESHILSGKYAASRNLFFYLRAPAAGDLKKFIDWVLSPEGQGVVSSVGYFPLKKAASKK, encoded by the coding sequence ATGAGGAAACAATTCCTGGGGATGGCGGCGTCCGTTCTATTCGCCGCTTCCCCCCTGACCGCCGTCCAAAACATCACCGTCAAAGGGTCCGACACCATGGTCATCTTGAACCAGCGGTGGGCGGAGACCTACATGGGCGCCCACAAAGAGGCCGTCGTGCAGGTGACGGGCGGGGGCTCGGGCACGGGAATTTCGGCGCTTCTGTCGGGATCGACGGACATCTGCGCCTCCTCCCGGCCCATGAGCGACAAGGAAAAGACGGATTTGACCGCCAAGGGCGGAACGGCCATCGAAATTCCGGTGGCCAAGGACGGCGTGGCGATCTACGTCAATTCGAAAAACCCCGTCAAGGAATTGACCATGGCCCAGATCAAAGACATCTACACGGGCAAGATCACCAATTGGAAAGACGTGGGCGGCGCCGACGGGCGCATCATCCTTTACTCCCGGGAAAATAATTCCGGGACCTACGTGTTCTTCAAGGAACACATGCTGAACAAGCAGGACTTCAGCCCCATGGCCCAAAGCCTGCCGGGGACCTCGGCGGTGGTGAACGCCGTCTCCCGGGACCCCAAAAGCATCGGTTACGGCGGCGCGGCCTACGCCAAGGGCATTCGATTTGTGGCGGTCAAAGCCGACAACCAAAGCCCGGCCTACCTGCCCGATGAGAGCCACATCCTCTCGGGGAAATACGCCGCCAGCCGCAACCTCTTCTTCTACCTTCGCGCCCCCGCCGCGGGCGACCTCAAGAAATTCATCGACTGGGTCCTGTCGCCGGAAGGCCAGGGCGTCGTGAGCTCCGTGGGCTATTTCCCCCTCAAGAAGGCCGCCTCGAAAAAATGA